The following coding sequences lie in one Zingiber officinale cultivar Zhangliang chromosome 2B, Zo_v1.1, whole genome shotgun sequence genomic window:
- the LOC122045657 gene encoding derlin-1-like, whose amino-acid sequence MSSPAEFYNSLPPVSKAYGTLCFLTTAAFQLGLFDPVNIALIYHPVFTKFQIWRLLTNFFFLGPFSINFGVRLLMIARYGVQLERGPFDKRTADFLWMMLFGAFILLVLSAIPFFWSPFLGTSMVFMLLYVWSREFPTAQINIYGLVNLRAFYLPWAMLMLDVIFGSRLMPSLLGIVAGHSYYFLTVLHPLATGRNLLKTPFWVHRLAASLDWGVQPNYRGQPNTSNATGSGAFRGRSYRLNR is encoded by the exons ATTCTACAATTCTCTTCCACCAGTGAGCAAGGCTTATGGTACTCTGTGCTTTTTGACTACTGCAGCATTCCAATTGGGTTTGTTTGATCCTGTGAATATTGCCTTGATATATCATCCAGTATTTACTAAGTTTCAG ATATGGAGGCTTCTTACcaactttttcttccttggtcCATTTTCAATCAACTTTGGCGTACGGCTCCTAATGAT AGCAAGATACGGTGTACAATTGGAGAGGGGTCCATTTGATAAGCGCACAGCAGATTTTCTTTGGATGATGTTGTTCGGAGCATTTATCTTACTG GTTTTATCTGCCATTCCTTTCTTTtggtctccctttcttgggacgTCTATGGTCTTCATGCTTCTCTATGTTTGGAGCCGAGAATTTCCAACTGCACAGATCAATATATATGGCCTTGTCAATTTGAGG GCATTTTATCTACCATGGGCAATGCTTATGTTGGATGTCATATTTGGCTCTCGCCTTATGCCAAGCCTCCTGGGAATCGTTGCTGGTCATTCATATTACTTCTTAACAGTGTTACATCCACTTGCTACTGGAAGGAATTTGCTGAAGACGCCGTTCTGGGT ACACAGATTGGCGGCTTCATTGGATTGGGGAGTACAACCAAATTATCGTGGTCAGCCAAACACGTCTAATGCCACTGGTAGCGGGGCCTTCAGAGGGAGGAGCTACAGGCTTAACAGATGA